In Flavobacterium cerinum, one genomic interval encodes:
- a CDS encoding response regulator transcription factor, whose translation MRIVLAEDNDILRKSLSFFLESKGYKVDQFSDGKDALDAIENNSYDLVLTDINMPGISGMEITQYVREHISSDIPIIILTSSGVEQTELDSFDIGANEFMAKPVSPAVLLVRINKLLKAKV comes from the coding sequence ATGAGAATAGTTTTAGCCGAAGATAACGATATCCTACGCAAATCTTTATCTTTTTTCTTAGAATCTAAAGGATATAAAGTTGATCAGTTTTCGGACGGAAAAGATGCATTGGACGCCATCGAAAACAATAGTTATGATCTGGTGTTGACCGATATTAATATGCCCGGTATAAGCGGAATGGAAATTACGCAATACGTAAGAGAACACATCAGTTCGGACATTCCGATTATCATACTCACTTCATCCGGTGTGGAACAAACGGAACTGGATTCTTTTGATATCGGTGCCAACGAATTTATGGCCAAACCGGTTAGTCCGGCGGTACTGTTGGTGCGAATTAATAAACTACTAAAAGCAAAGGTTTAA
- a CDS encoding ATP-binding protein: protein MNNLQFPIPNNELERLAALKRYNILDSLPDNAFDDATKLVSYICGVPIAHISFIDENRQWFKSEIGIGVTEVPREISFCQYTIMETKMVEINDTFLNDRFKDDPNVTGGFKIRFYAGIPLTTPDGYNIGTICAIDHVTKELNENQRNALSIVAKHVINQLELTTKNLELAAQKKIAERAVLAKDSFLANMSHEIRTPLNAIIGFTDLLAQTQLDKIQHDYINSVQIAGENLLLIINDILDLSKIESGNLTIENELFSLRKTLKHVYSLLKVKVPKDIEFDLYLDADLPEYVIGDQGRLNQVLVNLVGNALKFTEDGDVTVAVKLIEETEDHYELKFSVKDTGIGIPENKLKTIFERFTQAEESTTRRFGGTGLGLSIVKQLIELQEGQIQVKSKVGRGSEFFFTLTYKKADSIEVKADEKEKEHLGRLKILLCEDNVLNQKLARSVIHNFGFDLDIAENGEEGIALLSKNTYDLVLMDLQMPVKDGYQTTEYIRKEMNSTIPIVAMTAHSLIGEQERCYDAGMNAYVPKPFKQAVLLEAIRVALSPDNKLNRRRKVDLSFIDETSCGDQNFRKEIIQLFIEKIPNDVAQLQEAFAAKDSDRIKRLTHNMKSSLDMFMLADLSNCLSVIEAEAGSDAFSGVMEDEINTLHNGIGEVVDYLKELI from the coding sequence ATGAATAATCTACAATTCCCTATACCGAATAACGAACTGGAGCGTTTAGCCGCTTTAAAACGCTATAATATCCTGGATTCATTACCGGATAATGCCTTTGATGATGCCACAAAATTGGTTTCTTATATCTGTGGAGTGCCTATCGCTCATATCTCTTTTATAGATGAAAACCGGCAATGGTTTAAATCGGAAATCGGTATCGGAGTAACGGAAGTGCCGCGTGAAATTTCATTCTGTCAGTATACCATTATGGAAACCAAAATGGTTGAAATAAATGATACTTTTTTAAACGATAGATTTAAAGACGATCCGAATGTGACCGGTGGTTTTAAAATCCGGTTTTATGCCGGTATTCCGCTTACAACACCGGATGGGTATAATATCGGAACGATTTGCGCAATTGATCATGTGACGAAAGAGCTAAACGAAAACCAACGGAATGCACTTTCGATTGTCGCAAAACACGTGATCAACCAATTGGAACTGACAACGAAAAACTTAGAGCTCGCTGCTCAAAAGAAAATAGCGGAAAGAGCGGTTTTAGCAAAAGATAGCTTTCTGGCGAACATGAGCCATGAAATCCGAACACCGTTAAATGCCATAATCGGTTTTACGGATCTTCTGGCACAAACCCAACTGGATAAAATACAACACGATTATATAAACAGTGTTCAGATAGCCGGAGAAAATCTACTATTGATTATCAATGATATTCTGGATCTTTCTAAAATTGAATCCGGAAATTTAACAATTGAAAATGAGCTGTTTAGCTTAAGAAAAACACTAAAGCATGTCTATAGTCTGTTAAAGGTTAAGGTTCCGAAAGATATCGAATTTGACCTTTATCTGGATGCCGATTTACCGGAATATGTAATAGGCGACCAGGGAAGACTGAATCAGGTATTGGTAAACCTTGTGGGTAATGCGCTTAAGTTTACAGAAGACGGAGATGTTACCGTTGCGGTAAAATTGATCGAGGAAACGGAAGATCATTATGAACTTAAATTCTCGGTTAAAGATACCGGTATCGGTATTCCGGAGAATAAGTTGAAAACCATTTTTGAACGTTTTACGCAGGCGGAAGAGAGTACGACACGTCGATTTGGCGGAACCGGTCTCGGACTAAGTATTGTAAAACAGTTGATTGAATTGCAAGAGGGCCAGATTCAGGTGAAAAGTAAAGTTGGAAGAGGTTCTGAATTTTTCTTTACGCTGACTTATAAAAAAGCGGATTCGATTGAAGTAAAAGCAGATGAAAAAGAGAAAGAACATTTGGGAAGACTTAAAATATTGCTTTGCGAAGACAATGTTTTAAACCAGAAACTGGCTCGAAGTGTCATCCATAATTTCGGTTTTGATTTGGACATCGCTGAAAACGGCGAAGAAGGTATCGCGCTTTTGTCTAAAAATACCTACGATTTAGTATTAATGGATCTTCAGATGCCGGTTAAAGACGGTTATCAGACAACGGAATATATCAGAAAAGAAATGAATTCAACTATTCCGATTGTAGCGATGACAGCCCATTCCCTTATAGGTGAACAGGAACGTTGTTATGATGCCGGAATGAATGCCTATGTGCCGAAACCGTTTAAACAGGCGGTACTTTTAGAGGCAATACGAGTGGCTTTAAGTCCTGATAATAAACTGAACCGCAGAAGAAAAGTGGATTTGTCTTTTATTGATGAAACTTCGTGTGGTGATCAAAATTTCAGAAAGGAAATAATACAACTTTTTATAGAAAAAATTCCGAACGACGTGGCACAACTTCAGGAAGCTTTTGCAGCTAAAGACAGCGACAGAATTAAGCGACTGACCCATAATATGAAATCCAGCCTGGATATGTTTATGCTGGCGGATCTTAGTAACTGTTTGTCGGTTATCGAAGCAGAAGCCGGATCGGATGCTTTTTCCGGTGTAATGGAGGATGAAATAAACACCCTTCACAACGGAATCGGAGAGGTTGTCGATTATTTAAAAGAATTAATATAA
- a CDS encoding ArsR/SmtB family transcription factor — translation MGITKTAIYTDEQNKLASLLKVLGHPARIAILQYIINQKACICNDLVEELGLAQATISQHLKELKSIGIIKGTIEGKSVCYCIEEKVWKQIQNELNLFFNQEIKVNQCC, via the coding sequence ATGGGCATTACTAAAACAGCTATATATACAGACGAACAAAACAAACTGGCTTCACTACTAAAAGTTTTGGGACATCCTGCAAGAATTGCAATACTGCAATATATAATCAATCAAAAAGCTTGTATCTGTAATGATCTCGTTGAAGAATTAGGCTTAGCGCAAGCCACCATATCACAGCACCTGAAAGAATTGAAGAGTATCGGGATTATTAAAGGAACTATAGAAGGAAAATCCGTTTGCTATTGCATCGAAGAGAAGGTTTGGAAACAAATTCAGAATGAACTTAATCTCTTTTTCAATCAGGAAATCAAAGTAAATCAATGCTGTTAA
- a CDS encoding DUF6428 family protein — protein MRLSDIKEILPALDNVEFQLENGTFVPEHFHVTEVGIITKHFIDCGGTTRDEKVVNFQLWSANDYEHRLKPAKLVNIIKLSEEKLGIEDAEIEVEYQSETIGKYDLDFNGNHFILKNKQTACLAQESCGIPVEKQNSDLNTTCCSPDSGCC, from the coding sequence ATGAGATTATCAGACATCAAAGAAATTTTACCCGCATTGGATAATGTTGAATTTCAATTAGAAAACGGAACATTTGTACCAGAACATTTCCATGTTACGGAAGTAGGTATAATTACAAAACATTTTATCGATTGCGGCGGAACAACCAGAGATGAAAAAGTTGTAAACTTTCAACTATGGAGTGCAAACGATTATGAACACCGTCTAAAGCCTGCGAAATTAGTAAACATCATCAAATTATCGGAAGAAAAATTAGGCATTGAAGATGCCGAAATAGAAGTGGAATATCAAAGTGAAACAATTGGTAAATATGATTTGGATTTCAACGGAAATCACTTTATACTGAAAAATAAACAAACCGCTTGTTTAGCTCAGGAATCGTGTGGCATTCCTGTCGAAAAACAGAACTCCGATTTGAATACTACTTGCTGCTCTCCTGATTCTGGATGTTGTTAA
- a CDS encoding arsenate-mycothiol transferase ArsC, producing MYQKLTEIVNHKLDSNNITEERKKKLLPLIDFVQQKVNNRQDINIIFICTHNSRRSHLSQIWAQVASAHYNIPNVHCYSGGTEETALYPKVVETLSNQGFTIFKIAENHNPVYAIKYSDNALPLIGFSKKYDNLFNPVSAFAAIMTCSQADGGCPFIAGAEKRIPITYEDPKISDNTPEQLKVYADRSLQIATEMFYVFSKVNL from the coding sequence ATGTATCAGAAACTTACCGAAATCGTTAATCATAAATTGGATAGTAACAACATCACTGAAGAGCGCAAAAAAAAATTACTGCCTTTGATCGATTTTGTACAGCAAAAAGTAAACAACAGGCAGGATATAAACATCATTTTCATTTGTACACACAATTCCCGAAGAAGTCATTTATCACAGATTTGGGCACAAGTTGCATCTGCTCATTATAATATCCCAAATGTACATTGTTATTCGGGTGGTACAGAAGAAACAGCATTATATCCCAAAGTTGTAGAAACACTAAGCAATCAGGGGTTTACCATTTTCAAAATCGCTGAAAATCATAATCCTGTTTATGCTATAAAATATAGCGATAATGCTTTACCTCTAATTGGTTTTTCAAAAAAATACGATAATCTTTTTAATCCTGTATCTGCATTCGCCGCTATTATGACCTGTTCACAGGCTGACGGCGGATGTCCTTTTATAGCAGGTGCAGAAAAAAGAATACCGATCACATATGAAGACCCTAAAATCTCAGATAATACACCTGAACAATTAAAAGTATATGCCGATAGAAGTTTACAAATAGCAACAGAAATGTTCTATGTTTTTTCAAAAGTCAATTTATAG
- the arsB gene encoding ACR3 family arsenite efflux transporter, translating into MQPKLKFLDSYLTLWIFLAMATGIGLGHFFPNIPKIMDALSVGTTNIPLAIGLILMLYPQLAKVDYTLLPRAFRNKKIIGLSLLLNWFVGTVLMFGLAVLFLRNEPDYMSGLILIGLARCIAMVIVWSDLAKANREYTAMLVALNSIFQIISYSFLVWLFINILPTKLGLANFNVSVSMKDVTESVLIYLGIPFLAGFVSRYTLIKSKGVEWYNRKFIPGIAPITLYTLLFTIVFMFSLKGDKIMELPMDVLKIAIPLILYFVLMFFMSFFINKALKVPYDKNASIAFTATGNNFELAIAVSIAVFGIHSPQAFAGVIGPLVEVPVLILLVRVSLWLKKKYYS; encoded by the coding sequence ATGCAACCGAAATTAAAATTCTTAGACAGCTACCTAACATTATGGATATTCCTTGCAATGGCAACAGGCATCGGATTAGGGCATTTTTTCCCAAATATTCCAAAAATTATGGATGCTTTATCTGTAGGCACTACAAATATCCCTTTAGCAATTGGCCTGATACTAATGTTGTATCCGCAACTAGCCAAAGTGGATTACACATTATTACCACGGGCATTTAGGAATAAGAAAATAATCGGCCTGTCCTTACTTCTGAATTGGTTTGTCGGTACTGTATTGATGTTTGGATTAGCCGTTTTGTTTTTACGGAATGAACCTGATTATATGTCAGGCCTGATACTGATCGGTTTGGCAAGATGTATCGCTATGGTAATCGTTTGGAGTGACTTAGCCAAAGCCAACAGAGAGTATACAGCAATGTTAGTTGCCCTAAACAGTATCTTTCAAATAATAAGTTACAGCTTTTTAGTTTGGCTGTTCATCAACATATTGCCGACAAAATTAGGTTTGGCCAATTTCAATGTAAGCGTATCGATGAAAGATGTTACGGAAAGCGTACTGATATACCTGGGAATTCCCTTTCTTGCCGGCTTTGTTAGTCGTTATACATTGATAAAATCTAAAGGTGTAGAATGGTATAATAGAAAATTCATACCCGGAATAGCGCCAATTACATTGTATACATTACTGTTTACAATAGTATTTATGTTTAGTCTGAAAGGCGATAAAATAATGGAACTTCCAATGGATGTATTAAAAATAGCAATACCTTTAATCCTCTATTTTGTACTGATGTTTTTTATGAGCTTCTTTATCAATAAAGCACTAAAAGTTCCTTACGACAAAAACGCATCAATCGCATTTACAGCCACAGGAAATAATTTTGAATTGGCAATAGCCGTTTCAATAGCGGTTTTCGGCATTCATTCTCCACAGGCATTTGCAGGTGTTATAGGTCCTTTAGTAGAAGTTCCGGTTCTGATACTACTAGTAAGAGTAAGCTTATGGTTGAAGAAAAAATATTATTCTTAG
- a CDS encoding tetratricopeptide repeat-containing sensor histidine kinase has translation MISQNKLAVTFIALLLSNLLFSQQQSHLDAVLKQKAQQYKEQPYFYKAQQFFIAKNWDSTLVYSMKQLALRNNNEIADYCHYFRGFSFKNKGLNEEGRKEFETITKNFRFNYKVSLYLGEIALEEGNYQKAIAYFKEIDKLPQTGHYDFKKGVVYHNIGLSYLHLNNFKDADHYLSEGFSLLQAEKDTVSLIGAYMSIANLYYEQYKDDMAIPYFKKAYDFSKKTNNPQLKMNTALNMAVVAENNKDFTNALIYRKEYENWRDSLNDQNKIWAIADLEKKFMVTQKEKEIDILEAENKLKIAERNGFFYSSVLLLILFGTGIYFYRQKSKTNKIILSQKNELDELNAAKDQLFSIVSHDLRSSVNALKNSNNKLLTSLEKKEYNELDKLLHHNNSIANSSYNLLDNLLHWALMQTKQFYFHKESVHLHSIVQQVAYNYTPLMTDKNIHFENQVPKSIFVFADQSSLKIVLRNLLDNAIKFTREKDHITITATISDDYCTLIVADSGIGIKKEFLEYLNSETDTVSKKGNHEKTGTGLGMQLCRSMIKKNDGQFHIESEENKGTVVRIQLQKVKKNE, from the coding sequence ATGATTTCTCAAAACAAGTTAGCGGTTACTTTTATAGCCCTTTTATTGTCAAATCTTCTTTTTTCACAACAGCAATCGCATTTGGATGCTGTTCTGAAACAGAAAGCACAACAGTATAAGGAACAACCTTATTTTTATAAGGCGCAGCAGTTTTTCATTGCAAAAAACTGGGATTCCACTTTGGTTTATTCGATGAAACAACTGGCTTTGCGCAACAATAATGAGATAGCTGATTATTGTCATTATTTCCGTGGATTTAGCTTTAAAAACAAAGGACTTAATGAAGAAGGCCGTAAAGAGTTTGAAACCATCACAAAAAATTTCCGGTTCAATTATAAAGTCAGTCTTTATTTGGGTGAAATAGCACTTGAAGAAGGAAATTATCAAAAAGCTATTGCTTATTTTAAAGAAATAGACAAGCTTCCTCAAACCGGGCATTATGATTTTAAAAAAGGTGTTGTTTACCATAATATAGGATTATCCTATCTGCATCTGAACAACTTTAAAGATGCAGATCACTATCTTTCTGAGGGATTTTCCTTATTACAGGCTGAAAAAGATACCGTATCGCTAATCGGTGCCTATATGAGTATCGCTAATTTATATTACGAACAATATAAGGATGATATGGCCATTCCGTATTTTAAAAAAGCATACGATTTTTCAAAGAAGACAAACAATCCGCAGTTAAAAATGAATACGGCTCTAAATATGGCTGTTGTGGCGGAAAATAATAAGGATTTTACCAATGCTCTGATTTATCGGAAAGAATACGAAAACTGGCGGGATTCACTTAATGATCAAAATAAAATATGGGCCATTGCCGATCTGGAAAAGAAATTTATGGTCACTCAGAAGGAAAAAGAGATTGATATTCTGGAAGCCGAAAATAAACTTAAAATCGCCGAAAGAAACGGTTTTTTCTATTCTTCTGTCCTCCTACTTATTCTATTTGGGACGGGTATTTACTTTTACCGTCAAAAAAGCAAAACCAACAAAATTATATTATCACAAAAAAACGAACTGGATGAACTCAATGCGGCAAAAGATCAGTTGTTTTCAATCGTCAGTCATGATTTACGATCCTCTGTAAACGCATTAAAAAACAGTAATAATAAACTTTTGACCAGTCTTGAAAAGAAAGAGTATAACGAACTTGACAAGCTATTACATCATAACAACTCCATTGCGAACAGTTCCTATAATCTATTGGACAACCTATTACATTGGGCGCTGATGCAAACCAAACAATTTTATTTCCACAAAGAATCCGTACATCTGCATTCGATCGTACAACAGGTAGCCTATAATTATACTCCGTTAATGACCGATAAAAATATTCATTTTGAAAATCAGGTTCCCAAAAGTATTTTTGTATTCGCCGATCAGAGTTCATTAAAAATAGTTTTGCGCAACCTTTTGGATAACGCCATTAAGTTTACCCGCGAGAAGGATCATATTACAATTACAGCAACAATTTCGGACGATTATTGTACACTTATTGTAGCCGATTCCGGAATCGGGATAAAAAAAGAGTTTCTGGAATATCTGAATAGCGAAACCGATACCGTTTCAAAAAAAGGAAATCATGAAAAAACCGGTACCGGTCTGGGAATGCAATTATGCCGAAGTATGATCAAAAAAAATGATGGTCAATTTCATATCGAAAGCGAGGAAAATAAAGGAACTGTAGTTCGTATACAATTACAAAAAGTAAAGAAAAATGAATAA
- a CDS encoding LytR/AlgR family response regulator transcription factor yields MNNVSVLIIEDTPAESDALVKVLTENNYTIAGVARTFSEALSLFYQNTVDIVIIDVFLNGNPDGIAFAETINITPSASKPFVFLTSSNDRQIFERAKLTKPFSFLLKPFNELEILYALEIAIEKFYEQTDVFLSEDQDTVISSDSLFIKKKNALKKVRIDDIIYIEVEERYCNIITEHEKFVIMISLTRLSELLESSKFVRTHRNYIVNTGKIEAIMLTENLVILQGNHKVTLSDKHKDFLKKFNILK; encoded by the coding sequence ATGAATAATGTTAGCGTATTGATCATTGAAGATACTCCGGCGGAAAGTGATGCTTTGGTGAAAGTGCTTACCGAAAATAATTATACTATTGCCGGTGTAGCCCGAACCTTTAGTGAGGCTTTATCGCTGTTTTATCAAAACACAGTCGATATTGTCATTATTGATGTCTTTTTAAACGGAAATCCCGACGGTATTGCTTTTGCCGAAACGATCAACATCACTCCTTCTGCATCAAAACCTTTTGTTTTTCTTACGAGTTCTAACGATCGTCAGATTTTTGAGCGGGCTAAGCTCACAAAACCTTTTAGCTTTCTGCTTAAACCTTTTAACGAACTGGAAATTTTATATGCGCTGGAAATAGCCATCGAAAAGTTTTACGAGCAAACTGATGTTTTTTTAAGTGAAGATCAGGATACCGTGATTAGCAGTGATTCTCTTTTTATCAAAAAGAAAAATGCTCTTAAAAAAGTACGCATCGACGACATCATTTATATTGAGGTGGAAGAACGGTATTGCAACATTATTACCGAACACGAAAAGTTTGTGATTATGATTTCCCTTACCCGATTGAGCGAACTACTGGAAAGCAGTAAGTTTGTGCGTACGCATCGAAATTATATTGTCAATACCGGCAAAATCGAAGCCATTATGCTTACCGAAAATCTTGTCATCTTACAGGGTAATCACAAGGTAACGCTAAGCGACAAACACAAGGATTTTCTAAAGAAATTCAATATCCTGAAATAA
- a CDS encoding phosphotransferase: protein MQITPENIYRFLHKRQLIDSAAVVKGNFTVLPANTRNRILKVIIQKENSVFVKQMEKDPVSVSQFQREINAYALFKNNPEFSNLASLVPDLLDYDDDNMILITRLLPDAKNVYEYYMLSQNFDTNLAREQANILAACHIKPNTNTDISGFPKILPWVLRLDQFNASDFFVGNQASTEIIQLIKDNSILQNALIDLAASWDYTHLIHGDIKWINFLAVANNDTTVTQKLIDWELADIGDPLWDVAGLLQSYISVWVLGFDNNNPYSNELPDYMKPFDMKKLQPSAQAFLQEYVTLQQYPEEYHSYFYDKVMRLMAARIIQTSVEGTTYNSKIDANYMRCIQLAFNIMKNPMAALDELFNIKMFHHV from the coding sequence ATGCAAATAACACCTGAAAACATATACCGCTTTTTACACAAACGCCAACTTATTGACAGTGCTGCCGTTGTAAAGGGAAATTTTACGGTACTACCGGCCAATACCCGAAATAGGATTTTGAAAGTAATAATTCAAAAAGAAAATTCAGTATTTGTTAAGCAAATGGAAAAAGATCCGGTTTCTGTAAGTCAGTTTCAAAGGGAAATAAATGCCTATGCTTTATTTAAAAATAATCCCGAGTTTTCAAATCTGGCAAGCCTTGTCCCCGATCTGCTTGATTATGATGATGACAATATGATTTTAATTACACGACTATTGCCTGATGCCAAAAACGTATACGAGTATTATATGCTCTCTCAAAATTTTGATACGAACCTTGCCCGAGAGCAAGCCAATATACTAGCTGCCTGCCATATTAAACCCAATACCAACACCGATATTTCCGGCTTTCCGAAAATCTTACCCTGGGTACTCCGGTTGGATCAATTTAATGCTTCTGATTTTTTTGTAGGCAACCAGGCCAGTACCGAAATAATACAATTGATTAAGGATAACAGCATTTTACAAAACGCACTTATCGATCTGGCTGCTTCCTGGGATTATACGCATCTTATTCACGGTGATATCAAATGGATCAATTTTCTGGCTGTAGCCAACAACGATACAACTGTTACTCAAAAACTAATTGATTGGGAACTGGCCGACATTGGCGACCCGCTTTGGGATGTAGCCGGACTTTTACAATCGTACATTTCAGTATGGGTTTTGGGCTTCGACAATAATAATCCTTACAGCAACGAACTTCCGGATTATATGAAACCTTTTGATATGAAAAAATTACAACCTTCCGCTCAGGCATTCCTTCAGGAGTATGTAACATTACAACAATATCCCGAGGAATATCACAGCTATTTTTATGATAAAGTAATGCGACTCATGGCAGCCCGAATCATTCAAACCAGTGTTGAAGGCACTACTTACAACAGTAAAATTGATGCTAATTATATGCGTTGTATTCAACTGGCTTTCAACATCATGAAAAACCCAATGGCCGCTCTTGACGAGCTGTTTAATATAAAAATGTTTCACCATGTTTAA
- a CDS encoding T3SS effector HopA1 family protein translates to MFNNKTIVKELSRLIDQIKITETYIDFRGKKHLITNGNTITLLTNLLYSGCYMLKEKYQSESLNYPEPFKEDNTDFINLLSQNNQSRETTEPGWKVNDTYPNGYIAISRNSENRITPLSAIKAQDPEKQTVSVFFPKEDRYRQPTFYYAFSNTFIDTSKKLVRIYWNITDKGAPVLLHTITTTLNHYNIPFLFKCLNRPDLYFRRDAAVLYLDDDHMPLMTLILPEIAKKVKNYLEDDVPLFSFRYSKGIGIAENPGIQESFGMNRMTLVAEAVLQATLKQSANDVTIREIAAAFQKKGISPSAPHLNKGSKILFN, encoded by the coding sequence ATGTTTAACAATAAAACAATAGTAAAAGAATTATCCCGGCTAATTGATCAGATCAAAATAACGGAAACGTATATCGATTTCAGAGGAAAAAAGCACCTTATCACTAATGGCAATACCATTACACTACTGACCAATTTGCTCTATTCGGGATGCTATATGCTAAAAGAAAAATACCAATCGGAATCCTTAAACTATCCGGAGCCGTTTAAGGAAGATAATACTGATTTTATCAATCTTCTTTCACAAAACAATCAGAGCCGGGAAACAACAGAACCGGGATGGAAAGTGAACGATACCTATCCTAACGGTTATATTGCGATCAGTAGAAACTCCGAAAACAGAATCACTCCATTATCTGCTATAAAGGCACAAGACCCTGAAAAACAAACCGTTTCCGTATTTTTCCCGAAAGAAGACCGATACCGGCAACCTACTTTTTATTATGCTTTTAGCAATACATTTATCGATACGTCAAAAAAACTGGTTCGCATTTACTGGAATATTACTGACAAAGGTGCGCCGGTATTACTTCATACCATTACAACAACGTTAAACCACTATAATATCCCGTTTCTTTTTAAATGCCTGAATCGTCCCGATCTCTATTTTCGTCGTGATGCCGCTGTTTTATATCTGGATGATGATCATATGCCTCTAATGACACTTATTCTTCCGGAAATAGCCAAAAAAGTAAAAAACTATCTGGAAGATGATGTTCCGCTTTTCTCGTTTCGTTACAGCAAAGGGATTGGTATCGCTGAAAATCCGGGTATTCAGGAAAGCTTTGGTATGAATCGGATGACTTTGGTAGCCGAAGCAGTACTTCAGGCCACTTTAAAACAATCCGCTAACGATGTAACCATCCGGGAAATTGCCGCGGCATTTCAAAAAAAGGGTATTAGCCCATCTGCCCCACATCTCAATAAAGGATCAAAAATCCTGTTCAATTAA
- a CDS encoding lanthionine synthetase LanC family protein, translated as MTPTNKDIYLDTAWDIACELMKSAIWHHDSCTWQGYSMEAVNGKYEGIIKTFGPDIYSGTSGIALFLTALYSEKKDPVLLKTIKGAVSQIQSIMADAPNHGFYSGKPGIATALIKIGKTLNKKEWVKEGITLLESIPVTSLQSYEIDVISGAAGTIPVLLDVYKTYHKPILLEKANALGLLLYNSAEKNKDIWSWATVPSQKNLTGFSHGSSGVALALLQLHEATQNPQFLEGAVGGFNYERQSFDAVQHNWPDFRDGVTTSLGNVCGMAWCHGAPGIALSRLKANQIKPDTAFKQEMHIALSTTRDNLYRNLIDNLNNTNYSLCHGIAGNAEILMDCGTEHYSLAETVGKAGIYKYKDNRLPWPTGVNSGQYTPGLMMGIAGTGYFYLRLFNPEKHKSLLLPGC; from the coding sequence ATGACCCCTACTAATAAAGATATTTACCTTGACACCGCCTGGGATATAGCCTGCGAGCTTATGAAAAGTGCTATATGGCATCATGATTCCTGTACCTGGCAAGGTTATTCCATGGAAGCCGTTAACGGAAAATATGAAGGCATTATTAAAACTTTCGGACCTGATATTTATTCCGGAACATCCGGTATTGCTTTATTTTTAACGGCCTTATACTCGGAAAAAAAAGATCCTGTTTTACTCAAAACAATCAAAGGTGCTGTTTCTCAAATCCAATCCATTATGGCAGATGCTCCTAATCATGGTTTTTACTCCGGAAAACCGGGCATAGCCACTGCATTGATCAAAATCGGAAAAACATTAAACAAAAAGGAATGGGTTAAAGAAGGGATTACTTTACTTGAAAGTATCCCTGTTACTTCATTACAATCGTATGAAATAGACGTTATCAGTGGCGCTGCCGGTACGATTCCGGTACTTCTGGATGTTTATAAAACGTATCATAAACCGATACTTCTGGAAAAAGCAAACGCACTTGGTTTGTTATTATATAATTCGGCTGAAAAAAATAAGGATATATGGTCCTGGGCAACTGTTCCTTCTCAAAAAAATCTGACCGGTTTTTCTCATGGATCATCCGGTGTTGCATTAGCACTGCTCCAATTACATGAGGCTACTCAAAATCCGCAGTTTCTGGAAGGTGCCGTAGGCGGTTTTAACTACGAACGACAATCCTTTGATGCTGTTCAGCATAACTGGCCTGATTTTAGAGACGGTGTGACCACATCGCTAGGCAATGTTTGCGGTATGGCCTGGTGTCATGGTGCACCGGGTATAGCACTATCCCGACTAAAAGCCAATCAGATAAAACCGGATACGGCTTTTAAACAGGAAATGCACATTGCTCTTTCGACTACAAGAGATAATTTATATCGCAATCTGATAGATAATCTTAACAACACTAATTATTCGTTATGCCATGGTATTGCCGGTAATGCTGAAATATTAATGGATTGCGGTACCGAGCATTATTCGTTGGCCGAAACGGTTGGTAAAGCGGGTATTTATAAATATAAAGACAACCGATTGCCCTGGCCAACCGGTGTTAATTCCGGACAATATACGCCGGGACTTATGATGGGAATTGCAGGAACCGGCTATTTTTATCTCAGACTTTTTAATCCGGAAAAACACAAATCACTTTTGTTGCCGGGATGTTAA